TTTTGTGCGCTAAGCAGTCGCTTCTGAATGAGACATGGAATCGCCATTCGAATTACGAGCTTCCGAGCTAAATCGCCAGAGGATCAACCACCCGCTACTCACAAAGGAGCTAACAGCGCCTGCAAAGCAGAGGTTGAAACCTCTGACCGCGGCGGTAGTGGTACAGCTAGCAGAGCGCAGGGGATCGGATACGTTATAGCTCGCTTCAGTACTCAAGCTGCGATTGTGAACATATGCTGTCTGACAGTGTGACTTGAGGATAAGCCTACGTACCGGGCGGGCTCCTGTGAATGGGGTCAAAACAATGCCAGTCTGCTACAGAGTTTGACCATTGTCAGGAGTTGCTGTGCTGTTCCGTTTCGTTACGAAAGATCGAAAAGGTCAAGCTGTCGTGCACAGCATGATGTAGTGTTGTTGTATACGCAAGAACCCAACCTTCGACTTTGGCCAGTGTGGGGACATGTGATGCGCCATCATGCAAGTACGGGGCCGTTGACGGCCGTTCCTATGGAGAGGCTGAGACCGGTAGTTCAGTTGTAGCTGTGAGCCTTCGCAATTTCGACAGGATCACCGATGAGTTAGGGGGGTGTGATGCAGTTGCACAGAAGTGCTCGACGTAATGGGAGATGCACAGAGAGAATAAAACGTGTATGTGAGGATCTTGACATAACACAAACATCACTGAATTGATGTACTCGCAACAGTTGTCAAGTACAGAGGTACAAACGTCTATACGATGCGCAGACGTCGGTCCTGAGTCCTGCTGTTGGTCGTTGATGAAACAATCGTACGCCACCAAGGACTGCAGTCTAGCTTGAGCAGGTGTATCTCGCAGAAGCTCTGTTAAGGTTCGATACAGAACACCTGCAGGTAGGCTAGACGTTGGGGGACAAGGCTGCAGAACACTGGCGGCGCCATTGCATAACAAGAGGTGGCAACAATAAGAACCACTTGGAGCCTAATCAATGGATTGCGCGTACGGCGTCCTACTTTCAAGCCGGCGGTAAGAAATTAGCAAACAGCATACCTTGAATCATAGAATACATGATCATTGCACGAGTCGCCCACTGCCCTTTGTTTGACCGGTCTTCGACAAGCCATACGGCTACTGTCAAGTACCAGATCGGATAACCGGAGGCGATGCGGTTGATGATCTGAACATGGAAGCTAGTGGCTGCTGCAAAAGCCAGCACTAGCTGTGGTAGTGCTAGTTCCGGCAGCTCGCACGTTACGAGTGGTGCATGCTTGGACTCGAGGGTGTCACTAGCGTGGGGTACAGTAGGACGCCCATGCAACGGCTGAGCATAACCGCTGCGGAGGGTGGTAACACTCGAATAGACCAAGAGCCACAGCATTGGAAGCGCGAGCAAGAACAACGGGAGATTGGACATGGTCCAGTAACGGAAGAGTCCGACGTTCCTAACGAATGTGTTAGACCAGTTTTCTTCGATCCCGGTAAACTAACCAATAATGACTCTGCACCCACGAATAGATGCTTGGGATACTCTTCTTGCACCAAGGCCTGACTGTAGAGTTACCCGTGCCGCAAAAGTCCAAGTAAGCCAGATACTGTGGTCCAACAAAGCCAATGGCTATCAGAGCACCTGATGCACAGGTGACGATGACTCTGCAAACGTCCTGCACCTTTATCCGCATCGAGAAGAGCTGGGGCAAGTACCGCGCAACGTCGTACAGAAGTATCAAGCCACTCAGCAAGCCATTGCTTCGTATGGCTGTCGCCATAGCAAACAACAGACCTGAGCCAAGCTTGTGAGCAACTTCCCGAGTGTTGATGGATGCACGGTTGGCAGCCGCTCTAGACTCCGCATAGCAGAGCATACCAGTCAGATTGAGCAGGGAGAACAAAGCCTCAGCGTAGGGCGAGGAGAGAAACAAGGATGCCGGTGTGAAGATATGAAGTACAGACGCGACAAACGGTACCCGGGACTGCTGCCGCCCCGCTCCCGTGAGTAGGGTCAGAAGTTTGTACAGCACGAGCACAGAGAAGCAATGGCAGACAGTAGAGACGATGATGCCGGTGGTGATGTAGTACCAAAGCGAGCCTTCCGAGGTGCCGAAGACGACTGAGTTTGTGTCAATACCGGCTCAGTTCGATGATCAAATCTGCTCACATCGCGTCGTAACACTCAGAAGCTGGGAGAACGCCGGGCTGAACGCCCATTGTTGCTCGAACATCAAACCCCGCTCAGCAGCTTTCACAAAGTACAAGGCATCCCAGCGGAAGAGGTTGAGGACTAGATGGTCAAGTCGAGATGAAGATTCGAGGTTTGCGTAGCGATGGGTGCTTGCATCAGTCAGGATTAAAGCCGAGGTATCGTATCCAGGACCTGGGCAGAATGCAGTGAGCAAGAAAAGCAGTGTCTTCCACGTGCAAAACACCAAGACGAGCCGCCTGCTGCCTGAGGCCTTCGGTGCTGCCATGGAGAGACGTGTGGCTGCGGGACGAGGTTGGTGATGCTCAAAGACGACGCGTTTGGATTGGACGACCCACTAGCGTGGCTTATCGACGCCAAGACTCGCTTAGACCCGCACCACATTTTGACCCTCACAGACCAAACTTTTCGCTCTTCGTCAGTCCAGCATCCTCGTCGTCGACCGCCAACTAACCAACGGTAAGCGCAACACCCGCCTCTGATCGCTCGAACAGCATTCGATCGCATGCGACAGCAATGGAGCATGTCGACTACAATGATGGCCAGAGTGCAGCGCGGTAGCAATGCCCGCTCACTCTTACGAGCTACAGAACTACTTAGTGGATGAACATTCGCTGATAGTTTCTGTTCTCTATGACAGAGCCTCTACAGTACAAAATGCCTCCTAAAGGAAAGAAGACCGCGCCTGCGCCCTTCCCTCAGGGAAAGGCTGGCAACAAGAAGGCCGCCAAGGTACGTTGGAAAATCCGATCCCAATAATTTCGCAGCCTCTAATTTATGACAGAACCCTCTCCTCGAGAAGCGCCCCAAGAACTTTGGTATCGGCCAGGACATCCAGCCCCAGCGTAACCTTGGTCGTATGGTCAGGTGGCCGGCGTACGTCCGTCTCCAGCGCCAGAAGAAGATCCTCAACCTCCGTTTGAAGGTCCCCCCGGCGATTGCCCAGTTCCAGCACGTTGCTGACCGCAACCGTAAGCACGCACATATCTAATCGTTGAGGAGCACGGCTAATGCACCGCAGTCGCCACCCAGGCTTTCAAGATCCTCAACAAGTACCGCCCTGAGACAAAGACCGAGAAGAAGGAGCGCCTGACCAAGGAGGCTACCGCCATTTCTGagggcaagaagaaggaggatgTCTCCAAGAAGCCTTACACCGCCAAGTTCGGTCTGAACCACGTTGTCGGCCTCGTCGAGAACAAGAAGGCCTCGCTCGTCCTGATCGCCAACGACGTTGACCCCATCGAGTTGGTTGTCTTCCTTCCCGCCCTCTGCCGCAAGATGGGTGTTCCCTACGTTATCGTCAAGGGCAAGGCCCGTCTCGGTACGGTCGTCCACCAGAAGACTGCTGCCGTCCTCGCTCTTACCGAGGTCCGCGCCGAGGACAAGACTGAGCTCTCCAAGCTCGTCTCTGCTATCAACGACGGCTACCTCGAGTCTCACCACAAGGATGCGTCCCGTCACTGGGGAGGTGGTATCATGGGTGCCAAGGCCAACGCTCGCATGGAGAAGCGCAGGAAGGCTATCGAGAGCGCTATCAAGATCTAAGCGGTCTGATGGTTTTGCTTCGTTCATGAATTTTATGGCGTGTCTCTTATCTCTGCATATAGGGTCCACAATACCACGGAGTTACGGAGGGTTAAAAGCAGTTGCTAGACACTGCATTGACTGGAATCGAACAACGATAACGCACGCCATTAGCATTACTGTGCAACCTTGTGTGATTAGTGATGTAAGCCCTAGCAAAACCATCCCTTAGTTTGGAAGTCCTTACGAAGGTCGCACCGATCGCGCTCGGCGGGACTTGCTTACAGCAGGTACCCCACTTGGAGCTTGACCTGTGCTTGTGCATCCCACCTACATTCCTATCCAGTAACAGTCGCAATGCCGTTGACCGTCCTAACAGACACAGACGTCCGCCGCTTATTACACCAATTGTCCAGACAAGACATTCTTGACCTGCAGCAGAGCCTTGCAGATGGTCTCCACTACTATTCGACTTCCACCGACGAGGACTCCAATGCCTGTTGTTCCTCGTACCAGCCTATGCGCACAGCGCTCAAGCGCAATGACGGTCAGACCACCCTCTTCATGCCTGCCTCGAGCAACGACGGCATTGGCTTCAAGGTCGTAACTCTTGCCTCGTCAGATGCGACGAAATCGTCAGATATTTCGTCCATCAGATCCTCCCTGAAGACTACCTCTCTTTCCGATTCAACGCAGTCCAGCAGCTCCTTCGATCAGCCTCAGTCTCTCGCAAGTTCGCAGAGCACAACTCCGAAAGGCACGTTGCAGCTCCTAGACAAGGCCGGAGGACCTCGCGCACTTATTAATGCTGAAGAAATTACCGCCTTCCGCACCGCGCTCGCCAGTACCATGCTGTTTAAGAAGCGGCATAATGTGCACGATGTAGTGGTTTTTGGCGCAGGTTCGTAGCCCTTCCTACCTCGTGCCAGCATGGTCTGACAACTTTAAGGCAAACAAGCCTACTGGCACATCAGACTTGCCCTCATGCTCCGCAGCACCGACATCCACCACCTCAACATCATAAATCGCGATTTCGAGCGCGTCCATCACCTCCTCCAAGCTCTTTACAACCCCGACGAGCAGCCGACCAAGTTCGACCCCAGTACCACAAAGATCCCTTCTTATAGGAAAGAAGGCGAAGGGCTCCATCGACCCAAGATACAAATCCTCACCCCGTCGCACGGCGAATATGAGCGCCTCCTCAAATCCACGATCCGCGCTTCCTCTGTAATACTCTGCACAACACCGAGCTTAACTCCGCTCTTTCCGGCGCCGTACCTCACGAACCCTGAGGGCCGCAAGAAAGGGAGGTATGTAGCTGCGATTGGGAGTTACAAACCTGATATGTGCGAAATTCACCCTGACATCCTCCGCCAAAATGTCACGCCTGATCACGGACGCCACTTCCACAAACATGCCAGCCAAGGCGGCGCGGTGGTGGTCGACAGTGTCGAAGCGTGTCTCAAGGAAGCAGGCGAGATCATTCAAGCCGGTCTCTCGCCTTCGGAAGTTGTTGAGATTGGTGAACTGGTCATGCTTAAGCGAGATGCTGAGAAGCGGCGATCAGAGTGTCATGCACAAAAACGCATGATTGAAGAGGGCTTGGACGACGATGGTGTGGAGCTGGGTGAGGCACCTTCAacgaagaacaagaacagagGAAGCAACAAGAGCAGAACAGACGATCATGGCGATAAGGAGCATCAGAGTTTGATAGATTGGCTGCAGAAGGGTAACGTTATCTACAAGAGCGTTGGCTTGGGTCTTATGGATGTTGTAGTTGGCAGCGATTTGGTGCGGTTGGCGGATGAGAGGGGCATTGGCACAAGGATTGACAACTTCTAGTGATGAGCGTTTGACAACAAGATATGACACTAGAGTCGGCATCGCAGGATGAAGATTTTGTTCAAATCAACATTTGGTATCTCTCTGTTCTTTATCACGATAGCTGCTCAAATGACAGTTAAATTATTCACCACCATGAAGAATATCGAGCTGATGGTCCTTTTGCAGAGCAGACTAGATGAAACCAAGCTGATAGCAAGCATGGTTTACGATGAGAAATAACATGCTGTTCATGAAGAAACTTAGTGCAAGATATAAATGGTGAAAGGGCGTCTGAAAACGTCCATGGTGTATCTGTCACTTAAATTCACGCACCATCTCCTCCCTCTCTCGCCCCAGAGAGCAATCTTGAAGATCTGATGGAAATTGATACGAAAACTGATATTACGAGTGAAAAAAATGTATGTATGTATGTATAATAGTCTATTTCCTAACATCACCTGGGCTGAAACCGGGAACATATTCTTCAGATGCTGCCGCTCCTTCGGGCGCAGTCTGAGCCTGAGGAGCCTCAATTTCTTGACGCTTGCTCCAACGAGCATCGCGGAAGAATTGAAGTTGCCCTCACGCGCAGGGTTGGCGACGAGGTAGCTGCCGTTATCGAGATTTCTATACCAAATGACGCACGTCTTGCCAATGCCTACCCAGGTGTCCTGCTGGAAGTTCTCGTTGGTGTATTGCCACCTTCCACCTGAATTTCGGATAGCATTGTATATGTTCTGGTAAACGCTGCGAGATTTAATCTCACCAAGACCGTATGCGATTGCGACGATGTTGATGTTTGACACGCCAGACATCTGTTCGTATCCAGGTACCACTTGAGTGTAAGGCTGGGCACTGGCTGGGCCCGGGTTGATGGTAAAGCTGCCTGTGCCACCTGCAACAACAAAGGTGCGCAGCTCCTTTCCGTAAATATAGAGCATGGAGCTACTCTTCTGGTTGCCTGGCCATGGGTCACCGTTGGCCCAGCCTACAATATTATTTGTGTCAATGACAAGCTGCGATCCACGTGCCACGTTCATCTTGGCGTACGAGGTGATATCCTGGTCCGCATAAAACATGCTCAGAATAGTAAGAGCAGGTTAGGCAATGATGGCGTTGTGAAGTGGATCGGTCGATGGGGACGGATTGTTTGTCTGTGTTGGCCAGCCATTCTTGAGCCAACAGTTGACGCCATCGGCACGTCTCGGTCCCCAAACAACACCGACGCAAGTGGAGACAGTGCCACACCAGTTGATACAATCGCCGAAAGAGTTGCGCTTTCCCCGAGTGATATCAGCGCCAGGTGTGTCTTTGCCGCAGGTAATGGTGTAGTCGTTCTTGTTAGAGCCGGTGTCAGTGAATGTCTTGCCGTCCGCATCAGGACACTGGAGCGAAGTGGGGGTAGGCGTTGGTGTAGTTGTGGGTGTTGTCGATGTTGCAGCAATGGTCGATGAGGTAGCGACGGGCTCTTCTGGGCGTGTGCGACCAACGCACCCTTTAGCAAGCGCAGGAAACTTCCACCCTTTCAGCTTCCATCCTGGCGAACTGGGAGCGTCAATGCGGAGCCCGTTGGTCATAGCAATGTCCCAAGCGATACCCTGGCAGTCGTCACCGCCCAATTGGGTCTTGGATGTCCCGACGTCGAATTCGAGCTTGGCTTCGGCAGTGATAGCAGGAATGTCAGTTAGGTTAACAGCTTTCTCAAACTTGCCATCTAAGATATTGATGCCAAAGCTCAAGGTGACGGGGAGACCAAGGGCGGCTTTAGCAGAGAGCGAACCGTGTGCGTCGAATTTTGTGGTGACCTCCGGAGTCCATCCAGACTGGGATGACTTGGACTGATCAACGAAGTCGAGAGTGGCTTCGAAAGCAGGCTAGTTCAGACTTGCTCCTGTGAGCAACTGACCTTCTGCTTCAATACTGAATGTTGCTTGCGCGCCGAGATTCATGCGCGGGCCAAAGGAGACGATCTTAGGAATCTTCCACCCAAGCAGTCCTTTCACGAACAGATCCTTTCGAAGAGTCTTTTCGTATGACGTGAAAGCATTGAGCGCCAAGAAATCACCAACGTACATGTTACCGTGAACACCTACCTGGGCCTTCTTCAGACCTGAGAGTGGCGTAGTGCTAATGGAACCGGTGGCTACAAATTTGCCCTTGTCACCATAGTCAATGCAGTACAAATCCACCCCTGGCTCCGCATCGAGCTCTCCTGGGAGAAGCTTTAGCTCTAAAGCAACTTTGGCAAGGTTGACCTTGGAGACCTTCCACTTTTTATCCTCTCTCTCGGGGCGGTAGTCGTAGAACTTGGAGCCAGTGGTACCTTCCCAAGGGGTCTTCTGTGAGAGAGCTGTACCTGACCCGAGATCAATAGGAAGAGAGAGTGAGTTGCTGTAGTTTCCAGTGGCGACAAACACGACGAGCTTGGCAGCATTGACAGCCAGGGCGACACCAACTTTGACAGTGGTCTTGACCACTGCGACACCAACCTGCGCAGCAGTTTTCGCAACCTGAACCACAGTCTGTGCGACCTGCTTTACAACAGCGACAGCGGCTTTGGCGACGACCTGAACGACCTTCTGAGCAATATTCTTGAAAGCTTTGCTCAACCAACCTCTCTTCAAGAGGCCACGCTTGACACCAACATCAGTGTTTTCTGAAGCATCCGCGCCGGCCGATGCTAAGACGTGATTTTCTTCGTCACCGGTTCCAGCGTAGAATCCGAGCTTCTCATCAAGCGATTTGTCAAATGACGTTCCACATGCAACAGCTGGAAGGTCATCAAGGAAAGGAGAGTTGGGCTTGCCACAGCTCGACCCTTCTTCATCAGCAGATGGTGAAGTGCTATTGCCAGTGCTGTTGCGCTGTTCGATTTTTCCGAAGTCGATGTCCATCTCGTTGTATATATCAGCAAATTCAACGGCTGCACCAGAAGCGCTGAAGATGTTGGTATTCATGTTGAAAGTGGCGGATCGAGCAAGCCAAAACGAGTTTTGATCACCATTACCGCAACTCGT
The Ascochyta rabiei chromosome 9, complete sequence DNA segment above includes these coding regions:
- a CDS encoding ER membrane glycoprotein subunit of the GPI transamidase complex-like protein — protein: MAAPKASGSRRLVLVFCTWKTLLFLLTAFCPGPGYDTSALILTDASTHRYANLESSSRLDHLVLNLFRWDALYFVKAAERGLMFEQQWAFSPAFSQLLSVTTRFVFGTSEGSLWYYITTGIIVSTVCHCFSVLVLYKLLTLLTGAGRQQSRVPFVASVLHIFTPASLFLSSPYAEALFSLLNLTGMLCYAESRAAANRASINTREVAHKLGSGLLFAMATAIRSNGLLSGLILLYDVARYLPQLFSMRIKVQDVCRVIVTCASGALIAIGFVGPQYLAYLDFCGTGNSTVRPWCKKSIPSIYSWVQSHYWNVGLFRYWTMSNLPLFLLALPMLWLLVYSSVTTLRSGYAQPLHGRPTVPHASDTLESKHAPLVTCELPELALPQLVLAFAAATSFHVQIINRIASGYPIWYLTVAVWLVEDRSNKGQWATRAMIMYSMIQGMLFANFLPPA
- a CDS encoding 60S ribosomal protein L8 → MPPKGKKTAPAPFPQGKAGNKKAAKNPLLEKRPKNFGIGQDIQPQRNLGRMVRWPAYVRLQRQKKILNLRLKVPPAIAQFQHVADRNLATQAFKILNKYRPETKTEKKERLTKEATAISEGKKKEDVSKKPYTAKFGLNHVVGLVENKKASLVLIANDVDPIELVVFLPALCRKMGVPYVIVKGKARLGTVVHQKTAAVLALTEVRAEDKTELSKLVSAINDGYLESHHKDASRHWGGGIMGAKANARMEKRRKAIESAIKI